One Streptomyces mobaraensis NBRC 13819 = DSM 40847 DNA segment encodes these proteins:
- a CDS encoding helix-turn-helix domain-containing protein has product MTDLDQLTQSLARNLKHWRAERNFTLDALAARSGVSRGMIIQIEQARTNPSVGTTVKLADALGISITTLLDYEHGPRVRLVPEGEAVQMWSTGAGSHTSLLIGAESPGPLELWDWRVEPGDESASDPHPAGTVELLRVTAGVLTLVVDGEEHTVPAGTAAAFEADVRHTYRNDGTVPVRMTMVVAVPPVARKEARPDSGHRAGGGC; this is encoded by the coding sequence GTGACGGACCTCGACCAGCTCACGCAGTCGCTCGCCCGGAACCTCAAACACTGGCGCGCCGAGCGGAACTTCACGCTCGACGCCCTCGCCGCCCGCTCCGGTGTGAGCCGCGGCATGATCATCCAGATCGAACAGGCGCGGACCAACCCCAGCGTCGGCACCACCGTCAAGCTCGCCGACGCCCTCGGCATCAGCATCACCACGCTGCTCGACTACGAGCACGGTCCGCGCGTCCGGCTCGTCCCGGAGGGCGAGGCCGTGCAGATGTGGTCCACCGGGGCCGGCAGCCACACCTCCCTGCTGATCGGCGCCGAGAGCCCGGGGCCGCTGGAACTGTGGGACTGGCGGGTCGAGCCCGGCGACGAGAGCGCCTCCGACCCGCACCCCGCAGGCACCGTCGAACTGCTGCGGGTGACCGCCGGGGTGCTCACGCTCGTCGTCGACGGGGAGGAGCACACCGTCCCCGCCGGAACGGCGGCGGCGTTCGAGGCCGACGTCCGGCACACGTACCGCAACGACGGGACGGTGCCCGTCAGGATGACGATGGTGGTGGCGGTGCCGCCGGTGGCCCGGAAGGAAGCGCGCCCGGACTCCGGTCACCGTGCCGGGGGCGGCTGTTAA
- a CDS encoding YbaK/EbsC family protein, whose protein sequence is MEAFDDVRPAPERMDLLVPPVAAALGAWPGPGTADQVLHVDTAPEVADTAVLVEHYGPWLLEQSANCVVVAARRGGVSSLAACVVLGHTRVDVNGTVRRHLGARKASFASMDTALEATGMEYGGITPIGLPADWPLLIDAAVVASPYVLIGSGSRRGKLIAPGAALAGLPGATVLEGLAVAG, encoded by the coding sequence ATGGAAGCGTTCGACGACGTCCGCCCCGCGCCGGAACGGATGGACCTGCTGGTGCCGCCCGTCGCCGCCGCCCTCGGCGCCTGGCCCGGCCCCGGCACCGCCGACCAGGTGCTGCACGTGGACACGGCGCCCGAAGTCGCCGATACGGCCGTACTGGTGGAGCACTACGGGCCCTGGCTGCTGGAGCAGTCCGCCAACTGCGTCGTCGTCGCGGCCCGACGCGGCGGGGTGAGCAGCCTGGCCGCCTGCGTCGTCCTCGGCCACACGCGCGTGGACGTCAACGGCACCGTCCGGCGGCACCTCGGGGCGCGCAAGGCGTCCTTCGCCTCCATGGACACCGCTCTGGAGGCCACGGGCATGGAGTACGGCGGCATCACCCCGATCGGACTGCCCGCCGACTGGCCGCTGTTGATCGACGCGGCGGTCGTCGCGAGCCCGTACGTCCTCATCGGCAGCGGCAGCCGGCGCGGCAAGCTCATCGCCCCCGGCGCGGCCCTCGCCGGGCTGCCGGGGGCGACGGTGCTGGAGGGGCTGGCGGTGGCCGGCTGA
- a CDS encoding GNAT family N-acetyltransferase translates to MIQTTRAARPEDAAEIVRLRRRMFAAMDGHDSPGAWEAAAEGIVREQLSVPSPRMGAFVVDGAPAGESGAPHLAACAVGTVEQRLPAPGHPTGRFGFVFTVCTDDRYQGRGFGRATTEALLGWFAAQGVTRVDLHATPDAERLYRSLGFAEHSMALSLDVSRSPLPQSGR, encoded by the coding sequence ATGATCCAGACGACACGTGCGGCCCGCCCCGAGGACGCGGCCGAGATAGTGCGGCTGCGCCGCCGGATGTTCGCCGCCATGGACGGGCACGACTCCCCCGGCGCGTGGGAGGCCGCCGCCGAGGGGATCGTGCGGGAGCAGTTGTCGGTCCCGTCGCCGCGGATGGGGGCGTTCGTCGTGGACGGGGCCCCGGCCGGGGAGAGCGGCGCGCCGCATCTCGCCGCATGCGCCGTCGGGACGGTCGAGCAGCGGCTGCCGGCGCCCGGGCATCCCACCGGGCGGTTCGGCTTCGTCTTCACGGTCTGCACGGACGACCGGTACCAGGGGCGCGGCTTCGGGCGGGCGACGACGGAGGCGCTGCTCGGCTGGTTCGCCGCGCAGGGCGTCACGCGCGTGGATCTGCACGCGACGCCGGACGCCGAACGGCTGTACCGCTCCCTGGGGTTCGCCGAACACTCGATGGCGCTGTCCCTCGACGTCTCGCGCTCGCCGCTCCCCCAGTCCGGCCGCTGA
- a CDS encoding CoA-binding protein, with protein sequence MYAEPGIIEKILRETGDTWAVVGLSNNRQRAAYGVAEVLRRYGKRVVPVHPKAEEVHGEQGYATLADVPFPVDVVDVFVRSELAGAVADEAVSVGAKAVWFQLGVVDEAAYERTRAAGLDMVMDRCPAIEIPRLSAGGGLR encoded by the coding sequence ATGTACGCGGAACCGGGCATCATCGAGAAGATCCTCCGAGAGACCGGCGATACCTGGGCGGTGGTCGGGCTCTCGAACAACAGGCAGCGTGCCGCTTACGGCGTGGCCGAGGTGTTGCGGCGGTATGGGAAGCGGGTCGTGCCCGTGCATCCCAAGGCGGAGGAGGTGCACGGGGAGCAGGGGTACGCGACGCTTGCCGATGTGCCGTTTCCCGTGGACGTCGTGGACGTGTTCGTACGGTCGGAGCTCGCGGGCGCCGTCGCGGACGAGGCAGTGAGCGTCGGCGCCAAGGCGGTCTGGTTCCAGCTCGGCGTCGTCGACGAGGCGGCGTACGAGCGGACGCGAGCGGCGGGGCTGGACATGGTCATGGATCGCTGCCCGGCGATCGAGATCCCCCGGCTGTCCGCCGGCGGGGGCCTCCGCTAA
- a CDS encoding putative T7SS-secreted protein, with translation MGFKDFIKDITPDCVEDAVEEGTEWLGDRVEDAGNWTADRLEDAGWDSGADWVREQSRSLANRMGAETDEMDLGQTEDKTKLVYGSPSKIRATASRLRHMHTAFDDVGKGLQGLDSAHLRGRTADAFRESVSVEPPKWFKGADAFEKAAGALDSFAGTVEWAQGQAQAAVEKWKAGLKASQEAREAHREKVEAYNKAAEHYNAQPADRRDPSSLPPKPGEFTDPGAARMKEAQEILAEARRQRKAAAETARAAVRAARDAAPPKPSYGEQAMDGVREVPVMVDHFEGGALKGTAGLLNFVRSVNPTDPYNITHPAEYLTSLNSTATGLLRVANDPWGAGGRMISDFAKDPSEGLGRLAPDVLLTAATGGAGAGVKAARVAKEGTELAADARRARGLLDRAPEGTYDRPGRERVTKGTDPVDLASGRMFLPQTDVALDGDLPLVFTRRVESGYTAGRFFGPSWSSTVDERLEIDAAGVVHVTTDGLLLAYPHPVPGLPTLPLTGTCRRTLARDAAGDYAVTDPDTGLVRHFPGPAGTRPGGDGVAWLAETADLNGNRITVDRAADGTPLALVHSAGHRLTVGVAAGRITALALAGAGENGTDRTLMSYGYHAGDLTTVTKPSGATLTFTYDERHRVTSWTDSNGSRYRYAYDAWDRTVAEGGEAGHLTLTLAYGDPDPATGHRVTTLTTADGHTTRHLIGAGCRVLATTDPLGHTTRFTYDPRGNLLTHTDPLDRTATYTYDDHGRLTTVTRPDGSASHVERDEAGRITRLTEPDGATWHQEHDARGNRTALTDPAGHTTRYTYDASGRLTSVTDPLGAVTTVRCDASGLPLVVTDPLGGTTRYDRDAWGRPVRITDPLGAVTTLTWTVDGDLARRTAPDGTSESWTYDGEGNRTSHTDAAGHTTRFEYTHFDLLAARTDPDGARYAFTHDARLRLTRVTNPQGLTWTYTYDEADRLIAETDFDGRTTGYAHDAAGQLTARVTPLGESVRYAYDVLGRPVRKDAEGRLTTYAYDAADRLVRATGPDGELLRRYDRCGRLKTELSDGRATTYAYDAAGRRTRRTTPAGHVTTYAHDAAGRARELSAGGRRITFAHDAAGRETHRAVADTLTVTSTWDATGRLTTQHLAAGGRTLNHRAYTYRPDGCLTALEDALRGSTRFTLDATGRVTDVTAENWHERYAYDAAGNQTRATWPARHPDTTATGPRTYTGTTVTRAGRVRYDHDAAGRMVLRRKHRLSRKPDTWRYEWDPEDRLTAVTTPDGTRWRYRYDPLGRRTAKQRLAEDGHTVREETRFTWDGTTLCEQTATSPALPHPVALTWDHRGLHPLAQTERLLDDQQAVDERFFAITTDLLGTPTELVDASGTLAWHSRTTLWGTTTWPTTSTTYTPLRFPGQYHDPETGLHYNLHRHYDPETARYLTPDPLGLTPAPNPATYVHNPHICADPLGLMPYDRKDRVGGGRLAQESGDAYEADLQQQLGGGGGFKEGKRQFDGAFVDSATGRGTWYEAKSGRFWEDTLADPKRLEKFKGVEGEKVALARERGIDYRIISENPIPPEFTSWFEKKGIPWQVIPRSRPHTP, from the coding sequence ATGGGCTTCAAGGACTTCATCAAGGACATCACCCCCGACTGTGTCGAGGACGCGGTCGAGGAGGGGACCGAGTGGCTGGGTGACCGGGTCGAGGACGCCGGTAACTGGACCGCGGACCGGCTGGAGGACGCGGGGTGGGACTCGGGCGCGGACTGGGTGCGGGAACAGTCGCGTTCGCTGGCGAACCGGATGGGCGCGGAGACCGACGAGATGGACCTCGGCCAGACCGAGGACAAGACCAAGCTCGTCTACGGCAGCCCGTCGAAGATCCGGGCCACCGCCTCCCGGCTGCGGCACATGCACACGGCGTTCGACGACGTGGGCAAGGGGCTGCAGGGTCTCGACTCCGCGCACCTGCGGGGCAGGACGGCGGACGCGTTCCGGGAGTCGGTGTCGGTGGAGCCGCCGAAGTGGTTCAAGGGCGCGGACGCCTTCGAGAAGGCGGCCGGTGCGCTGGACTCGTTCGCCGGGACGGTGGAGTGGGCGCAGGGGCAGGCGCAGGCGGCGGTGGAGAAGTGGAAGGCGGGTCTGAAGGCGTCGCAGGAGGCCCGGGAGGCGCATCGGGAGAAGGTGGAGGCATACAACAAGGCCGCCGAGCACTACAACGCCCAGCCCGCCGACCGGCGTGACCCCTCCTCGCTGCCCCCGAAACCGGGGGAGTTCACGGATCCGGGTGCGGCGCGGATGAAGGAGGCGCAGGAGATCCTGGCTGAGGCGCGGCGGCAGCGCAAAGCGGCGGCGGAGACGGCCCGGGCCGCGGTGCGGGCGGCGCGGGACGCGGCGCCGCCGAAGCCGTCCTACGGTGAGCAGGCCATGGACGGGGTGCGGGAAGTGCCGGTGATGGTCGACCACTTCGAGGGTGGCGCCCTCAAGGGCACGGCGGGGCTGTTGAACTTCGTCCGCAGCGTCAATCCCACCGATCCGTACAACATCACGCACCCGGCCGAGTACCTCACCAGTCTCAACAGCACCGCGACCGGTCTGCTGCGCGTGGCCAACGACCCCTGGGGCGCGGGCGGGCGGATGATCTCCGACTTCGCGAAGGACCCCTCGGAGGGGCTGGGACGCCTCGCCCCGGACGTGCTGCTGACGGCGGCCACGGGCGGTGCGGGGGCCGGTGTGAAGGCGGCGCGGGTCGCGAAGGAGGGCACGGAACTGGCCGCCGACGCCAGGCGCGCCCGCGGCCTGCTGGACAGGGCGCCGGAGGGCACGTACGACCGGCCCGGCCGCGAGCGCGTCACCAAGGGCACCGACCCCGTCGACCTGGCCTCGGGGCGGATGTTCCTGCCGCAGACGGATGTGGCGCTGGACGGGGATCTTCCGCTGGTGTTCACCCGGCGGGTGGAGTCCGGGTACACGGCCGGCCGCTTCTTCGGCCCCTCGTGGTCGTCCACGGTCGACGAGCGTCTGGAGATCGACGCGGCCGGGGTCGTCCACGTCACCACCGACGGCCTGCTGCTCGCTTACCCGCACCCGGTCCCGGGGCTCCCGACGCTGCCGCTGACCGGAACCTGCCGTCGTACGCTCGCGCGGGACGCGGCCGGGGACTACGCGGTCACCGACCCGGACACCGGCCTCGTACGGCACTTCCCCGGCCCGGCCGGCACGCGGCCCGGTGGGGACGGTGTGGCGTGGCTGGCCGAGACCGCGGACCTCAACGGCAACAGGATCACCGTCGACCGCGCGGCCGACGGCACCCCGCTGGCGCTGGTGCACTCGGCGGGCCACCGCCTCACCGTCGGCGTCGCAGCGGGCCGGATCACGGCCCTGGCCCTGGCCGGGGCGGGCGAGAACGGCACGGACCGCACGCTGATGTCCTACGGCTACCACGCCGGCGACCTGACGACCGTCACCAAACCCTCCGGCGCCACCCTCACCTTCACCTACGACGAACGTCACCGCGTCACGTCCTGGACCGACTCCAACGGCAGCCGCTACCGCTACGCCTACGACGCGTGGGACCGGACGGTGGCGGAAGGCGGCGAGGCGGGTCACCTCACCCTCACCCTCGCCTACGGCGACCCGGATCCCGCCACCGGCCACCGCGTCACCACCCTGACCACGGCCGACGGCCACACCACCCGCCATCTCATCGGCGCCGGCTGCCGCGTCCTGGCCACCACCGACCCCCTGGGCCACACCACCCGCTTCACCTACGACCCCCGCGGCAACCTCCTCACCCACACCGATCCCCTCGACCGCACCGCCACCTACACCTACGACGACCACGGCCGCCTCACCACCGTCACCCGCCCCGACGGCAGCGCTTCACACGTCGAACGCGACGAGGCGGGCCGCATCACCCGCCTCACCGAACCCGACGGCGCCACCTGGCACCAGGAACACGACGCCCGCGGCAATCGCACCGCCCTCACCGACCCCGCCGGCCACACCACCCGCTACACCTACGACGCGTCGGGCCGGCTGACGAGCGTCACGGACCCCCTGGGCGCGGTCACCACGGTCCGGTGCGACGCTTCCGGGCTGCCGCTCGTGGTGACGGATCCGCTCGGCGGCACCACACGCTACGACCGCGACGCCTGGGGCCGCCCGGTGCGCATCACCGACCCGCTCGGGGCGGTCACGACCTTGACCTGGACCGTGGACGGCGACCTCGCCCGCCGCACCGCGCCGGACGGCACGAGCGAGTCGTGGACGTACGACGGCGAGGGCAACCGCACCAGCCACACCGACGCCGCCGGCCACACCACACGCTTCGAGTACACCCACTTCGACCTCCTCGCGGCCCGCACGGACCCGGACGGCGCCCGCTACGCGTTCACCCACGACGCGCGGTTACGCCTGACGCGCGTGACCAACCCCCAGGGCCTGACTTGGACCTACACCTATGACGAGGCCGACCGCCTCATCGCCGAGACCGACTTCGACGGCCGCACCACCGGCTACGCGCACGACGCGGCCGGGCAGCTCACCGCACGCGTCACCCCGCTCGGCGAGTCGGTCCGCTACGCCTACGACGTGCTGGGCCGACCGGTCCGCAAGGACGCCGAAGGCCGGCTGACCACCTACGCCTACGACGCGGCCGACCGGCTGGTACGGGCCACCGGCCCGGACGGCGAACTCCTGCGCCGGTACGACCGCTGCGGCCGCCTGAAGACCGAACTGTCCGACGGCCGTGCCACCACCTACGCGTACGACGCCGCCGGCCGCCGCACCCGGCGCACCACACCGGCCGGTCACGTCACGACGTACGCCCACGACGCGGCCGGCCGCGCCCGCGAACTGTCCGCCGGCGGCCGGCGGATCACCTTCGCCCACGACGCCGCGGGCCGCGAGACCCACCGCGCCGTGGCCGACACCCTGACCGTGACCTCGACCTGGGACGCCACGGGCCGCCTGACCACCCAGCACCTCGCGGCCGGCGGCCGCACCCTCAACCACCGCGCGTACACCTACCGCCCGGACGGCTGCCTCACCGCCCTCGAAGACGCCCTGCGCGGCTCCACCCGCTTCACCCTCGACGCGACCGGCAGGGTCACCGACGTCACCGCCGAGAACTGGCACGAGCGGTACGCCTACGACGCGGCGGGCAACCAGACCCGGGCCACCTGGCCCGCCCGCCACCCCGACACCACGGCCACCGGCCCGCGCACGTACACCGGCACCACCGTCACCCGCGCGGGCCGCGTCCGCTACGACCACGACGCGGCCGGCCGCATGGTGCTGCGCCGCAAGCACCGCCTGTCGAGGAAACCGGACACCTGGCGCTACGAGTGGGACCCGGAGGACCGCCTCACCGCCGTCACCACCCCCGACGGCACCCGCTGGCGCTACCGCTACGACCCGCTGGGACGCCGCACGGCGAAACAGCGCCTGGCCGAGGACGGCCACACTGTGCGAGAGGAGACCCGCTTCACCTGGGACGGCACGACCCTCTGCGAACAGACGGCCACGTCCCCCGCCCTCCCCCACCCGGTAGCCCTCACCTGGGACCACCGGGGCCTCCACCCCCTCGCCCAGACCGAACGCCTCCTCGACGACCAACAGGCGGTGGACGAGCGCTTCTTCGCCATCACCACCGACCTGCTGGGCACCCCGACCGAACTCGTCGACGCCTCCGGCACCCTGGCCTGGCACAGCCGCACCACCCTCTGGGGCACCACCACCTGGCCCACCACCAGCACCACCTACACCCCCCTCCGCTTCCCAGGCCAGTACCACGACCCGGAAACCGGCCTCCACTACAACCTCCACCGCCACTACGACCCGGAAACAGCCCGCTACCTCACCCCGGACCCCCTCGGCCTCACCCCGGCCCCCAACCCGGCGACGTACGTCCACAACCCGCACATCTGCGCCGATCCGCTCGGGTTGATGCCCTACGATCGCAAGGACAGGGTCGGCGGTGGCCGCCTGGCGCAGGAGTCCGGCGACGCCTACGAAGCGGACCTCCAACAGCAACTCGGGGGCGGTGGAGGCTTCAAGGAGGGGAAGCGGCAATTCGACGGCGCTTTCGTCGACAGCGCCACCGGCCGCGGCACGTGGTACGAGGCGAAGTCCGGAAGGTTCTGGGAGGACACGCTGGCCGACCCCAAACGCTTGGAGAAGTTCAAGGGAGTCGAGGGCGAGAAGGTCGCCCTGGCTCGTGAGCGGGGGATCGACTACCGGATCATCTCCGAAAATCCCATCCCCCCGGAATTCACCTCGTGGTTCGAGAAGAAGGGGATCCCGTGGCAAGTCATCCCGAGATCTCGACCACACACGCCATAG
- a CDS encoding YigZ family protein: MQDAYRTVAREGVHEIEISRSRFICALAPAATEEEAQAFIARVRKEHPTARHNCFAYVLGADGSVQKASDDGEPGGTAGVPMLQMLVRREMRYVVAVVTRYFGGIKLGAGGLIRAYGGVVGEALDALGTVTRRRYRLATVTVDHQRAGKLENELRASGRTVREVSYGAGVTIGIGLPDSEVDAFRAWLADATAGTAVLELGDEAYGEA; encoded by the coding sequence ATGCAGGACGCGTACCGGACCGTGGCCCGCGAAGGGGTGCACGAGATCGAGATCAGCAGGTCGCGCTTCATCTGCGCGCTCGCGCCCGCCGCCACGGAGGAGGAGGCGCAGGCGTTCATCGCCCGCGTCCGCAAGGAGCATCCGACGGCGCGGCACAACTGCTTCGCGTACGTCCTCGGGGCCGACGGGTCGGTGCAGAAGGCCAGTGACGACGGGGAGCCCGGCGGCACCGCCGGGGTGCCGATGCTGCAGATGCTGGTGCGCCGGGAGATGCGGTACGTCGTCGCGGTCGTCACGCGGTACTTCGGCGGGATCAAGCTCGGGGCCGGCGGGCTGATCCGCGCCTACGGGGGAGTGGTCGGCGAGGCGCTCGACGCGCTGGGGACGGTGACGCGCCGGCGGTACCGGCTCGCCACCGTCACCGTCGACCACCAGCGCGCCGGCAAGCTGGAGAACGAACTGCGGGCGTCGGGGCGTACGGTGCGTGAGGTGTCGTACGGGGCCGGCGTGACCATCGGGATCGGGCTGCCCGACTCCGAGGTGGACGCCTTCCGGGCCTGGCTCGCCGACGCCACGGCCGGGACGGCGGTGCTGGAGCTCGGGGACGAGGCGTACGGGGAGGCGTAA
- a CDS encoding Pycsar system effector family protein gives MAAPESPQDTAWRLHAALSDWTGKADAKAAFALTVQSTVLLVLGLAAGAGRGFGHAGGVAAVLLWAGVAALVVGLACAVLAVAPSLRADVPGRAEDRFVYFGHLRHWEPGALEYRLREADPLPALSRELVVMSRIAWRKHVYVRWSLVCAAAGTAGVGAAAALT, from the coding sequence GTGGCCGCGCCGGAATCCCCCCAGGACACCGCCTGGAGACTGCACGCCGCGCTGTCCGACTGGACGGGCAAGGCGGACGCGAAGGCGGCGTTCGCGCTCACCGTGCAGTCGACGGTCCTGCTGGTGCTGGGGCTGGCGGCGGGGGCGGGCCGGGGTTTCGGCCATGCGGGAGGGGTGGCGGCGGTGCTGCTGTGGGCCGGGGTCGCGGCCCTCGTCGTGGGCCTGGCCTGCGCTGTCCTCGCGGTCGCACCGAGCCTGCGGGCGGACGTGCCGGGCCGGGCGGAGGACCGCTTCGTCTACTTCGGCCACCTGCGCCACTGGGAGCCCGGCGCGCTGGAGTACCGCCTCCGGGAGGCGGACCCGCTGCCCGCGCTGAGCCGCGAGCTGGTCGTCATGAGCCGGATCGCCTGGCGCAAGCACGTGTACGTGCGCTGGTCCCTCGTGTGCGCGGCGGCCGGCACGGCGGGAGTGGGCGCGGCGGCGGCCTTGACGTGA
- a CDS encoding exonuclease SbcCD subunit D codes for MRLLHTSDWHLGRSFHRVGLLDAQRAFLAHLVDTVREHAVDAVLVAGDVYDRAVPPLAAVELFDEALHRLADTGVPVVMISGNHDSARRLGVGAGLLGRAGVHLRTDPAGCGTPVVLSDAHGDVALYGLPYLEPALVRTTLDARGAGHAAVLEAAMDRVRADLAGRPAGTRSVVLAHAFVAGGAASDSERDITVGGVAAVPPEIFHGVDYAALGHLHGCQTITDRVRYSGSPLAYSFSEATHRKTMWLIDLAADGTVTGERIDCPVPRPLARIRGRLDELLDDPALDRHEDAWVEATLTDPVRPKDPMTRLAARFPHVLSLVLDPDRAPEDPLASYALRLRGRTDRQIAEDFVAHVRGEGPDAAERALLTDALDTVRVAAAEGER; via the coding sequence GTGAGACTGCTGCATACGTCCGACTGGCACCTCGGCCGCTCCTTCCACCGGGTCGGCCTCCTCGACGCCCAGCGCGCGTTCCTCGCGCACCTCGTCGACACCGTGCGTGAACACGCCGTGGACGCCGTGCTCGTCGCCGGCGACGTCTACGACCGGGCCGTGCCACCGCTCGCCGCCGTCGAGCTGTTCGACGAGGCCCTGCACCGGCTGGCCGACACCGGCGTGCCGGTCGTCATGATCTCCGGCAACCACGACTCCGCCCGCCGGCTCGGCGTCGGCGCCGGGCTCCTCGGCCGGGCCGGCGTCCACCTCCGTACCGACCCCGCCGGCTGCGGCACCCCCGTCGTCCTCTCCGACGCCCACGGCGACGTCGCCCTCTACGGCCTGCCCTACCTCGAACCCGCGCTCGTCCGCACCACCCTCGACGCCCGCGGCGCCGGGCACGCCGCCGTGCTGGAGGCGGCGATGGACCGGGTGCGCGCCGACCTCGCCGGCCGGCCGGCCGGGACGCGGTCCGTCGTCCTCGCGCACGCCTTCGTCGCGGGCGGCGCGGCCAGCGACAGCGAACGCGACATCACCGTCGGCGGGGTCGCCGCCGTACCGCCGGAGATCTTCCACGGCGTGGACTACGCCGCGCTCGGCCACCTCCACGGCTGCCAGACGATCACCGACCGCGTCCGCTACTCCGGCTCCCCGCTCGCCTACTCCTTCTCCGAGGCGACCCACCGCAAGACCATGTGGCTGATCGACCTCGCCGCCGACGGCACGGTGACCGGCGAGCGGATCGACTGCCCGGTGCCCCGCCCGCTCGCCCGGATCCGCGGCCGGCTGGACGAGCTGCTGGACGACCCCGCCCTCGACCGGCACGAGGACGCCTGGGTCGAGGCCACCCTCACCGACCCCGTCCGCCCCAAGGACCCCATGACCCGGCTGGCCGCCCGCTTCCCGCACGTCCTCAGCCTCGTCCTGGACCCCGACCGCGCCCCGGAGGACCCCCTCGCCTCGTACGCCCTCCGGCTGCGCGGCCGGACCGACCGGCAGATCGCCGAGGACTTCGTCGCCCACGTCCGGGGCGAGGGCCCCGACGCCGCCGAGCGCGCCCTGCTGACCGACGCCCTCGACACCGTCCGGGTCGCCGCCGCCGAGGGGGAGCGATGA